In the Candidatus Stygibacter australis genome, TCTCCAAACACTCTATCAGGAGGTTATTGCTCTTTCAACATAATATCCTATTTTACTTATTGAATAATAATCTTATATATAGCCACTTCTCCGCAAAAAAAAAGATTCACCCTCCCATTATTCTGAGCCACTCTGTCAATTTTCTGCAATATTGGAATTTAGATTTATGCAATTTAAGAATTATTATGTTATTCTCGGCCATTTTATAGGATTATAGGTTATTAATTAAATAAAGTTTGAAATATAAATTGTAATAGTACATTTTTTCTTACTTGTGGCTCTTATGTAAAAGAATATTCGAAAATAAGCAGCTGTAAAATTACAATGTCCTTTGCAGCTGCTTATTTCATTTTAAGCAATCAAAACCAGGTATTTTAATTATTACTTATAAATTATCTTTCAACCAATTACTGGCTTTTTCACTAAATCCTATCCATGAAGTTGTACCGGCTAATTCTGTAACTAATAATTCGTCATTATTGTCCATATATTGATATAGATAATTTACAATATCTTTAGCCGTTGAATCACTTTTAATAATCCAGCATGAATCTAAATTATGCCACCAGGGTTTGAATTCTTTGATTGCATCAATTAGAGAAGAATAATCTTGACCAGGAGTATGTAGGTCATAACTTATTAGATATGTTTTCATATCAATTCCCTTTTACCCCAAGTTGTTTTTTTCAGTGTTATCTGGATCAGAAACAGGAGTCTTTATGTCATTGATAATTCTGATGTGATAATCTGGATAACGACCATTTTCGATTGCTTTAACAAATTCACTTCTTGTCATATCACGACCATTAAAGTTATCGTGAAATCTCTGGTTTCTACCTGTCTCACTTTCTTGAGTAACCGTAATTCTCGGTTTTTTCATTATTACCTCTTAAATTTTTTATTTCCGAATGAAACTATATCTATTCAAGATTGAAGTTGACTCCGAAAGTTAAAATATTTTTCTTGTTTTTGATCAAAAAATAGAAAACAAGCTAACTTCCGGTTGTGTCTATTAAGATTCAATCGGATGTTAGCAATCGATTAAATAGAGTGCTAATATTTGTCAAGATTAAAAAATTAGCAATTGTTATCATATTTTGCCAAATAATAGATTATTACGCCACAGTTAGTGGCTTAACTTACTTAATTACTGATAGATAACCTCGGTTTCAACATTAATATCAATAAATAATTAAGCTTATAAGAAAAATTATTTTTAAGCTTCTGGCGATCAGTTACTACCTCTGTCCGTCCAGAACTCATGTCCCGGGTTCGGTTCATCCCGATGTATCGGGACTAACTTAGATTGAGTTTCCTTGTAGGTTAATCATCTTGATTAACTAATAAATAGAACTTAATCAAGATGATTAAGCTACAATATTCTCCTTTGTGTAGAGATTAAACCCAGTTAAGCGCTGTTTTTTGTACCTCGCGGCTCTTTTATTCCATTCATCACGCTCTGATTGCGAAAGTGTTTGCCAATTTAGGGCAATTTCCTTTATCTTATTATTAAAATAGAGTGTCTGCGGGTTCACAATATGGTCATACCTTCGCCTGTGATAGAGCCAGGGATTTTCCCGCTTGTTATCTTTATAACTGTAATCCGGGACTTCATAGACCACTTCCTCGTGGTATTTCCCGGTGAGGGCAGTTACCCAGTTAACTTTGCTGCGCAGACCTCTGCGATAGGTCTTTATGCTCTCATATTCAGGTTCGGGCAGGCTCAGAATATGCTCCAGATTGGTAATCAGCCACGTGTCATAAGCAGTTTCCAGATCACCGGATGTGATGATAAAATTTCGCTGGCAGTATAATTCATCCTGAAAATAGCAATCCAGCCCGAATTCACCTTCCGCATGAAAGCCAAGTTTCACACTGGTGCGTGGTGCGATAATCTGATGAAATCCCATGGGCATGCCCTGCCAGAGCAATTCATAATCTCCCCGCTCACGCACATAAAATGCCGTCTCACCCAGGAATTTCTGCGCTCCGGGATGCAAAATATAGGGCGTGTAATAATTGAGTTTTTTGATCACAGATTTATAATCAGCCAGCCTGGGATTAGATACTGAGGCAGCATAACGCCTGATGGATTCATTTCTGATCACCAGCGGAGTCCGCTGATAATAGGATACCGGGTCATAGGGATAATGTTCTTGATCGCCATTTCGTTTGGTGCGATACACGATGCCTTCAAATTCGCCATGCACTTCAAAATTCCGCTGAACAAAATCGAGCACAGTCTTTCCTGTTAGATTTTTCATCATAACCACCTTATCTAAAACTATTTTATGATGCTTTTGCAAGCATCCCCCACCAATAAAATAACCAAAAACCGGATTTAGCCAAGAACAACTTAGCACAATCTAACAAAAAAATGTGAGTACGTGCTAAGTTGTTGTGGGAGATATGCAGATTATAGGAATTAAAGGAGTTATCTGACCCAAAGAGAGGTCGTGCTATAATAGATATTATTATAAAGTATAATATAGGACTTGACAATATTAGGCAGGGTTTTATTTTGATATTTGTCTTTTTATAGTAGATTATGTTGGAGGTAATAAATGAATAAAGTTGATTTAGCGGTATTGGGCTTTTTGATACGCATGCCTATGCATGGCTATCAGATAGCAGAGTTTTTTGAGAAGCGGGGAATTGAGTTCTGGATCAAGATCAAGATGCCCTCAGTATATAAAGCTTTGGGACGTCTGGAAGATAAGGGTCACCTCACAGGAGAAGTAAAGGTAGATGATAATAATCGAGCCAGAAAGGTATATTCTATCACAAATAGTGGCTGTAAATATTTTCATGAATTACTGGATGAGATATTTTTCTGTGAGAAGTTTACTTCCCCCTTTGATTTCTGGAACGCTTTCCGGTTCATTGATGGAAATGTGAGTAAGGAATACTTTATAAAGTTAATAAAGCATCGCCAGAAAATAATGAAAGATCATCATGATAAGATGAAGGACAAGCGTCTGGCAAATGAAGATCAATTTTCCGAGAGCAACATTCCCTTTTATCTGACCATGCTTATGGAGCACTTTCATAAATTTGGTGCAGCAGAATTTCAATTGCTTAATAATATTCTGGTAGCCACGGAGAAATTAGAAAATAATAAAATATTTAAAACAAATAGTAATGAGGATAACAAATGAAAAAGCTAATTTTTATCACATTAATTACCCTGTTAATAGCAAGTTTATCAGCCGTGGAAGTATTATCGCTTGATGATGCTCTCAAGATGGCAACGTCAAATAACCCGGAATTAAAAGCAGCTGAAAATAATATGAAAGCTGCTGAGAAATCAATGCAAAGCAGTTATCTGGCACTGGGACCTTCTGCCAGTCTAAGCGGCAGCAAAGTATATCTTGATCCCGGCAGTCAGACAATTGCAGGTACTATGGATGAGACTTCATCCTATGGCATTTCAGCCAGTCAACCTATCTTTAATGGTGGCAAAGTGTTATTATCAGCTCAAATTGCCAATAATACTTATAAGATACAGAAAACAAGCTACCAAAGCAAGCTTTTTGAAATTACGGCTGCTGTGGAGCAGAAATATTTTGCTGTGCAGGGTTTCCGTGAGCAGGTGAAAGCACTGGAAAAGAAACTTGAGCAGAGCACAACAAATCTGGAAATTGCCCATGCCAAGCGAGAGGCAGGATTATTTTCCAATGCAGAATATTTGCAAATGAGATCAGAGAAACTATCCTCAGAATTAGATTTGATGAACGTGCAGAATGCTTATGGGCTTGGTAAACTTGCGCTGGCGAATTACCTGGGCTATACTGAGAGTTTTGAGGTAGAAGAATTTGATATGTCATCATATCAGACTATAATGGAAACCTTGAAGCAATCAGATCCAGCCGCCCAGAAAGACCTGGAAAATCAATTGATAGAAATAGGTAAGAAACAAAATCCTACGATTGCGATTTCTCGGATAAGCATTGATACTGCAGAAAAAGCTAAAACAATGGCAGGTAGTAATCTATTACCTTCTTTAAATTTATCTTATTCCTATGACTGGTCAAACAGCAATCTTAATCAGGATTTTGATGGTAGTGGCAGTCTGGCACTGATAGCCTCCATGCCGATCTTCCCGCTGGCAGATAATGCGCTTGACTATCAATCTGCCCGTTATCAATTGAAAAGCTCGGAAAATAATTTTGATAACGCAGAAGATGGCATCATCCTGGCAATCCGCAGTTCCTACCTTAATCTAATTACCACAGCCCGTCAGGTGGAATCTGCTAAAGTAAACAATGAACTTGCCTGGGAAACCTGGAACCAGATGCGGGAAAGCTTTGAGCAGGGTTTGATCTCCAGCACTGATCTACTTAGTACAGAAGTGATGGTGATCAATTCTGATTATAATTATATCTCAGCCAGACAGGGCTTTCTGGAATCGATTTCCAGTTTGAAGAATCTTCTGGGAATGGATGATAAAGAGCAATTAATAAAATTAATAGAGAATATGGAGGAATAATGAAAAAGTATAATCTTAAAATACTTATCTTAGCTTTAACCATGATAATATTTTTTACTGGTTGTGGTAAAGGGCGACCAGGAGCTACAAAGAGCAACGTTAATAAAGTAGAAAAAGCCGTACCAGTCATGGTGCAAACCCTGGAATTAGCCGATCTGGATGAATTCGTGAGTTTCACTGCCATGCTGGAAGGGATAACTGATATTTATCTCACCAGTGAGAGCAGCGGAAAAGTGCTATCACTAAATAAAAAGCTGGGTGACTGGGTAAAGAAGGGCGAAACAATTGGTAAAATAGAAAACGACAGCTATTTAAATAATCTTGATCAGGCAAACGCCAGCCTGCTTTCAGCAGAAGCAGCCGTTGAACTGGCAAATATGCAATATGAATCCACAAAGAAATTATATGAAGCAGAAAAGGTATCACGGGGTACTTATATATCAGCTGAAAGCAGTTTAAAGCAGGCTCAAGCAGGATATGCCAGTGCACAGGCAATGCTGAAACACAATGAGCTGGCAGTAAAAAATGCCCAGTTTACCGCACCCGTTTCCGGATATATCAGTGATCTTAAACTGGAAGTTGGATCTTATATCGGTATGGGACAGCAGGTTTGCCGAATAGTGGATAACAGCAGACTGGTGATCAAAACGGGAATGGGAGAAAAGGACATTTCAGGAATAAAAACTGGTCAAAAGGTATATATCAACAGCGATTATTATGATAGCGAGATTGAAGGCAAGATCAGTGGAATAGGCATTGCTCCGATTAATGGCTCAGTGAATTATCCTGTAGAGATCGAATTGGATAATCCTGGGAAAACACTACTTCCTGGTATGGTTGTAACAGGTAAGATCCAGCGCGCATCATATAAACAGGTTCTTTATACTTCAATTAATAACCTTACTCAGGTATATGATAAATATATGGTTTACGTGATCAATAAAGATAACAGGGCAGAACAGCGATATATAGAGCCTGGCAAAAAAATCGAGCGAAATGTGATACTTGCCAGTGGAGTGAAACCCGGAGAACTCCTCGTTGTGGAAGGAGCAAATAGTCTGAATAACAATACTCTGGTCGAGATTAAAAAGTAAAATCAGGAGAAATTATGTCTTTAGCAAAATTTTCTGTAGATAACAAGATCCTGATAAATATGATCATGATCATAGTGTTCATCTATGGTATCTGGACAATGATAGATATACCTAAGGAAGAAGCTCCAGCGGTGGATTTCGGTGCCTATTATATCATAGTGACCTATCCGGGAGTATCACCGGCAGAAATGGAAAAGCTGGTAGTTAAAAAGATCGAAGATGAGATAGCTAATATTGATGATATTGATTATTACACTTCAACTTCCAGAGAAGGGATGGCTACAATTTTTATCAGTATGCTATCCGGAGCGGATATTGATCAGGGCTGGGATGATCTTAATACTGAGATGGAAAAAGTGAAAGGACTGCCCGATGGAGCTAATGATCCAATCCTGGTACGGCTTAATATGCGGGAAGTAAATGAGATATGTACAGTCGCCCTGGGCGGGGATTTCTCTGGAAATGCCATTAGAGAAATAGCAGATGACTTCAGGGATGATGTACTTGATATTAATTACGTATCCAAGGTGGAAATATCCGGCACGCGGGAGCGAGAGATCTGGATAGAAGCTAATGCTCACAAACTTGATAATTTTAATATCAGCCTTGGCGATATCATGAATGCAATCTCAATGCGAAACAGCAATACACCCGGCGGAACAATCAAATTTGGTCGAGTAGATTACCTGATCCGCAGTGTGGGAGAATATGATAATACCGTAGAGATCAGCAATCAGGTGATTGCCATGGATGATCAGGGCAGAGCAATCAGGATCGGTGACGTGGCAACTATCAAAGACACGCTGCAGGATCCGGTTACTATAGGTAAATTAAATGGAGAAACTGCCGTAAACGTTAATATCTATAAAAAAGGCGAAGGAAACATCATCAATGTGATGAAAGATGTCCGCACGCTGACAGTGAAATGGCAGAAGGAAATGCCGGAATTAAAAATACAGGTGCAAAATGATGGCTCAGTGCGCGTGCAGAATAGTATTAACACCCTTGGTATGAATGCCTTAATGGGAATTATTCTGGTATTTCTGGTGCTATTCTTCTTTATTGGCTGGCGAAATGCCTTGTTTGCTGCGTGGGGAATTCCTTTTTCCGTGATGCTCACATTTATCCTTATGCGTCAATTTGATATCACTATCAATAATCTGAGTTTATTTAGCTTAATACTGGTATTAGGAATGATAGTGGATGATGCCATAATTGTTTTGGAGAATGTGCATCGGTTCCGGGAAATGGGTTATAGCCGCGTGGAAGCAGCAATAGAGGGTACAAAACAGATAGCCTGGCCAGTTGTTTCAGCAGTATTAACTACTATTGCAGCATTTTCCATATTGCTTATGATGGGTGGAATGATGGGACAATTCATGCGGGTATTTCCTATCGTGATCTCTCTGGCTTTGATCTCATCATTATTTGAATGCCTGGTGATCCTGCCATCTCATATTGCAGAATTTGGCGAGAAGAAACTTAGAACCCATAAAGATGACAGTAAGGTGCAAACCTGGCTGATCAATACCTATCGAAAAACAATCACAGCAGCACTAAAGCATCGATTCAGAACTGTTGTGATCGTGGTCTTATCGATGATAGCTGCCATTGCCAGCATTGCCCTGGGAATGGTGAAATTTGAATTTTTCCCCAAAAGTAAGGATGACACTCTCATTGTGAAGATAGATTGTCCGGTGGGATATAATCTTGATAAAACCAATGAGATCGTCAGCCAATTCGAAGCATATATCTCCACCATGCCAGAGAAAGCAGATGTTGAAGCAGTGGTAACTAATATTGGTCAATACACAGAAAATCACCGCACCAAGATGGAAACAAATGTTGCTGAGGTAAAAGTTGATCTGGTTGAACTCGATAAAATGGAATTTACCCATGATGAAATTAAAAAGAGCCTTAGAACTTATCTTAATGTGCTGCCTGGGCTTTATTCCTATAAAATTGAAGAAAGTCAACATGGTCCTCCTACAGGTCAGGATATTGAGCTGAGAGTGGAAGGGGATGATCTGGACAGGTTGCAATATATAGGTGATTATCTGATCAGTGAATTAGAGAAAATACCCGGCACAGCAGATTTGGAAACCAGTTTTTATGAAGGTAAGAAAGAAGTTCAAATCTATCCTGATTATGATAAGATAGCGCTTTATGGACTTTCTATAAATAGCGTATCTACCCTTATAGCTCAGGCTTGTTATGGTATCCCTGTATCTAAATATCGTGGTGATGGAATGGAAGAATATGATATCATCGTAAAGATCAGAGAAGACCAGGTGGATATGGTAAATGAGCTGGAGAACCTGAAGCTCAGATCCAGGAGTGGTGATTTGATACCTCTGAAAGATGTTGCTGATCTGCGGATCACAGGCGGATATGCTCAAATAAGTCATCGTGATGGAAAAAGACTGATATCTGTAACCGGAAATGCTACTACTTATGTAGATGAGGCAGGAACCACAGTAAAAAGAACACCCGATGAGATCACCAGAATGCTGAAAGGAAATGATTTAACTGGTGAGACGGGGATATTATCTAATTTTAATCAGAACTTTACGGGCTATAACCTTGAATACGGTGGGTCAGCAGAAGAGCAGAAACAGGTTTATAATTCTCTCTATCTTGCAGGACTGATCGCACTTCTGATGATATTCACGATATTGGCAACCCAGTTTAAAAGCTATATTCAGCCACTTATTGTAATGTTCGCTATTCCATTTGGTTTGATCGGGGTAATTTTCGGGCTTATTGTTACGGGACTGCCATTTTCCATGATGACAATGATATCTGTGGTGGCTCTGGCAGGAATAGTGGTGAATGATTCACTTGTACTGGTAGATTTTGTAAACCGAGAAAGAGAACAGGGCACTGACCGGTGGAATTCATTGATCAATGCGGGAGTTATTAGATTTCGTCCCATTATGATGACCACAATAACCACAATAGCAGGGTTTATGCCCATAATATTTTCCACTTCAGATACAATCAGTGATTACAAGCCAATGGCAGTGAGTATTGCTTTTGGACTGGCATTTGCCACCCTGCTAACGCTACTGGTGATCCCGGTTATATATTCAATTCTGGATTCGATATTTTTCCGTCTGAAAATGACTCGTTTTCAGGATGGTCATAAATCTCGGGAAGAATGCCTTGATTGCCCGGAAGAAAAGAAATAAACTTTAACTATAATAACTAATATAAACAGGCGGTTGATCTTATCAACCGCCTGTTCTTTAAATCTGGCATCTCCTGTTTTTCTAAATACTGACATAGGTATCTAATTATTATAGAGCGGGTTAGCACATCCTTGGCATGGGTGTTTTTCACTCTGATTAATGCCAGATTTCAATCTGGTGAAAGAGCAAAATAAAAGAATATTAAGTGGCTTCAGCCACTTCTAAACAATATAATGCTGATCACTATATGAATTATTGTAAACTTCATTTACATAGAAGTCCTATAGTTTGGACATTTACTATACATCTCATTAACCACCAACTTTAGTTGGTGGTAATTATGTACATACGATAATGTAGTCACTTCAGTGACTTCTCTATATATTTCATGTTATTACGAGAACATCTAACATACATTATTATTTTATTTTTGTGTAAAGTGGCTAAAGCCACTACTTTCTGCAAGCTCTTGTTGACCACCAAATGAATTTGGTGGTTAATGAGAAGGGTAAATTATTATATTACAGATATTAAGCATATTTCAATATTTGGCTTAACAACATTATAAGAGCTGAAAAATATTGAATTTTAGTAAAATGTCCAAACTCCAGGACCACCAAATGAATTTGGTGGTTAATGAGAGTGATAACTTATTATATAACAATTATATTTGATTGGTGGGAAGTGGCTAAAGCCACTATTTTATGTTAGCTCCTGTTGACCACCAACTGAAGTTGGTGGTTAATGAGAATGATTTTCCTGCTACTTTTTGCAGCCAGCATTACAATAAATTCCTGGGGGGATGCTAACTGTTCTTTAAATAACTTAACCGACCATTGCGAAGGCTTTCAGCCATTCGCAAGGTCTGGATTTTATCTTATACCGATGAGGATATTATAGCCATGATGTTTGATCACTTCACAATTACCAAATTTATCCTTAATAATCTCCTTTAATTTTTGGGGATTCTTAGCTACAAACCAGGCTTTACTACCTTTCAGAAGGTTTGCATGGGCGGCTTCGACAAATATACCTGCTATCCTGAAATCAGAGAAATAGGGTGGATTGCCGACAAACACCTGACATTTATGGGGGGCATTAAAACCTGAAGCGCTCAGGATTGTCTGGTAACTGGCAATATTATTGTTCTGGCAATTATATTCAGTTGCCTTGATAGCACGGCTGTTTGAGTCCACAAAATACACTTTTTTCAACTTCTTCATTTTAGCTAAAGCAATACCGATTGAGCCTATTCCGCAGCCCATATCAATCAACGAATCACCGTCTTGAATTTCCACATTTTCCATCAGAGCTTTTGCCCCATCATCAAAGCGATGATGAGCAAAGACGCCGGGATATGAACGATAAGCTATGCTGTGTCCATCATCATTGGAGAATACAAAATCAGCCCGATAATCCAGGTATTCTACGGCATTATTCTTCTTTTTACCGATCAGAACGAGCCCTTTTTCATTAAGATTATCAATTGTGGCACCACCAAAGAGTTCCTGCATCTTTTCTGTGATAATCTTTTCTTTCTTTTCCATCGCCAGCCAGAGTTTTCCATTTTTCTTTAAAGCGGCATGGCATTGCTGAACCAGATCCAGCACAAATTCTTTCACGAGATTAGCCTGGGTCTGCTGATAAAACACAGCATCAAATTTACCTTCAATATCAGCCTGGCAGATCACTTTTGGTCTTGAAACTTCGTTATGGCTTAGATTATGCTCTATTTTGTCACTATGGAATATATCAATGTTCTGGATGACGATTTCAGCTTCCGGGAATAGATCAGATGCTATCATGCCAATCACACCAGTACGATTTTCCAGAATAAGAATCCGTTTGGGTTCTTTGACCCCTGGCAGCTTTTTGATC is a window encoding:
- a CDS encoding TolC family protein, encoding MKKLIFITLITLLIASLSAVEVLSLDDALKMATSNNPELKAAENNMKAAEKSMQSSYLALGPSASLSGSKVYLDPGSQTIAGTMDETSSYGISASQPIFNGGKVLLSAQIANNTYKIQKTSYQSKLFEITAAVEQKYFAVQGFREQVKALEKKLEQSTTNLEIAHAKREAGLFSNAEYLQMRSEKLSSELDLMNVQNAYGLGKLALANYLGYTESFEVEEFDMSSYQTIMETLKQSDPAAQKDLENQLIEIGKKQNPTIAISRISIDTAEKAKTMAGSNLLPSLNLSYSYDWSNSNLNQDFDGSGSLALIASMPIFPLADNALDYQSARYQLKSSENNFDNAEDGIILAIRSSYLNLITTARQVESAKVNNELAWETWNQMRESFEQGLISSTDLLSTEVMVINSDYNYISARQGFLESISSLKNLLGMDDKEQLIKLIENMEE
- a CDS encoding efflux RND transporter periplasmic adaptor subunit, with amino-acid sequence MKKYNLKILILALTMIIFFTGCGKGRPGATKSNVNKVEKAVPVMVQTLELADLDEFVSFTAMLEGITDIYLTSESSGKVLSLNKKLGDWVKKGETIGKIENDSYLNNLDQANASLLSAEAAVELANMQYESTKKLYEAEKVSRGTYISAESSLKQAQAGYASAQAMLKHNELAVKNAQFTAPVSGYISDLKLEVGSYIGMGQQVCRIVDNSRLVIKTGMGEKDISGIKTGQKVYINSDYYDSEIEGKISGIGIAPINGSVNYPVEIELDNPGKTLLPGMVVTGKIQRASYKQVLYTSINNLTQVYDKYMVYVINKDNRAEQRYIEPGKKIERNVILASGVKPGELLVVEGANSLNNNTLVEIKK
- a CDS encoding PadR family transcriptional regulator — its product is MNKVDLAVLGFLIRMPMHGYQIAEFFEKRGIEFWIKIKMPSVYKALGRLEDKGHLTGEVKVDDNNRARKVYSITNSGCKYFHELLDEIFFCEKFTSPFDFWNAFRFIDGNVSKEYFIKLIKHRQKIMKDHHDKMKDKRLANEDQFSESNIPFYLTMLMEHFHKFGAAEFQLLNNILVATEKLENNKIFKTNSNEDNK
- a CDS encoding efflux RND transporter permease subunit produces the protein MSLAKFSVDNKILINMIMIIVFIYGIWTMIDIPKEEAPAVDFGAYYIIVTYPGVSPAEMEKLVVKKIEDEIANIDDIDYYTSTSREGMATIFISMLSGADIDQGWDDLNTEMEKVKGLPDGANDPILVRLNMREVNEICTVALGGDFSGNAIREIADDFRDDVLDINYVSKVEISGTREREIWIEANAHKLDNFNISLGDIMNAISMRNSNTPGGTIKFGRVDYLIRSVGEYDNTVEISNQVIAMDDQGRAIRIGDVATIKDTLQDPVTIGKLNGETAVNVNIYKKGEGNIINVMKDVRTLTVKWQKEMPELKIQVQNDGSVRVQNSINTLGMNALMGIILVFLVLFFFIGWRNALFAAWGIPFSVMLTFILMRQFDITINNLSLFSLILVLGMIVDDAIIVLENVHRFREMGYSRVEAAIEGTKQIAWPVVSAVLTTIAAFSILLMMGGMMGQFMRVFPIVISLALISSLFECLVILPSHIAEFGEKKLRTHKDDSKVQTWLINTYRKTITAALKHRFRTVVIVVLSMIAAIASIALGMVKFEFFPKSKDDTLIVKIDCPVGYNLDKTNEIVSQFEAYISTMPEKADVEAVVTNIGQYTENHRTKMETNVAEVKVDLVELDKMEFTHDEIKKSLRTYLNVLPGLYSYKIEESQHGPPTGQDIELRVEGDDLDRLQYIGDYLISELEKIPGTADLETSFYEGKKEVQIYPDYDKIALYGLSINSVSTLIAQACYGIPVSKYRGDGMEEYDIIVKIREDQVDMVNELENLKLRSRSGDLIPLKDVADLRITGGYAQISHRDGKRLISVTGNATTYVDEAGTTVKRTPDEITRMLKGNDLTGETGILSNFNQNFTGYNLEYGGSAEEQKQVYNSLYLAGLIALLMIFTILATQFKSYIQPLIVMFAIPFGLIGVIFGLIVTGLPFSMMTMISVVALAGIVVNDSLVLVDFVNREREQGTDRWNSLINAGVIRFRPIMMTTITTIAGFMPIIFSTSDTISDYKPMAVSIAFGLAFATLLTLLVIPVIYSILDSIFFRLKMTRFQDGHKSREECLDCPEEKK
- a CDS encoding methyltransferase, whose amino-acid sequence is MKIYINKYFKDNRLEKFLDFEYEVYSRSGLNETEKRLIKKLPGVKEPKRILILENRTGVIGMIASDLFPEAEIVIQNIDIFHSDKIEHNLSHNEVSRPKVICQADIEGKFDAVFYQQTQANLVKEFVLDLVQQCHAALKKNGKLWLAMEKKEKIITEKMQELFGGATIDNLNEKGLVLIGKKKNNAVEYLDYRADFVFSNDDGHSIAYRSYPGVFAHHRFDDGAKALMENVEIQDGDSLIDMGCGIGSIGIALAKMKKLKKVYFVDSNSRAIKATEYNCQNNNIASYQTILSASGFNAPHKCQVFVGNPPYFSDFRIAGIFVEAAHANLLKGSKAWFVAKNPQKLKEIIKDKFGNCEVIKHHGYNILIGIR